A DNA window from Enterobacter asburiae contains the following coding sequences:
- the ssuD gene encoding FMNH2-dependent alkanesulfonate monooxygenase: protein MSLNLFWFLPTHGDGHYLGTEEGSRPVDHGYLQQIAQAADRIGFTGVLIPTGRSCEDAWLVAASMIPVTQRLKFLVALRPSVVSPTVAARQAATLDRLSNGRALFNLVTGSDPQELAGDGVFLDHTERYEASAEFTRVWRRLLEGETVTFEGKHIHVRDAKLYFPPVQQPRPPLYFGGSSDVAQDLAAEQVDLYLTWGEPPELVKEKIAQVRAKAAAHGRKVRFGIRLHVIVRETNEEAWQAADRLISHLDDETIARAQAAFAKTDSVGQHRMASLHNGKREHLEISPNLWAGVGLVRGGAGTALVGDGPTVAARINEYADLGIDSFILSGYPHLEEAYKVGELLFPHLDVAIPEIPQPQRLQLQGEAVANEFIPRKAAQS from the coding sequence ATGAGTCTGAATCTTTTCTGGTTTTTACCCACCCACGGTGATGGACACTATCTTGGTACAGAAGAGGGCTCGCGCCCGGTTGACCACGGCTACCTGCAGCAGATTGCGCAGGCGGCGGACCGAATCGGTTTCACCGGAGTGCTGATCCCGACCGGACGTTCATGTGAAGATGCCTGGCTGGTCGCCGCGTCGATGATCCCGGTCACCCAGCGTCTGAAGTTCCTGGTTGCCTTACGCCCGAGCGTGGTCTCCCCCACCGTGGCGGCGCGTCAGGCGGCAACGCTGGACAGGCTGTCCAACGGTCGCGCCCTGTTTAACCTGGTGACGGGCAGCGATCCGCAGGAGCTGGCGGGCGATGGGGTGTTCCTCGACCATACCGAGCGCTACGAAGCCTCCGCCGAGTTCACCCGCGTCTGGCGACGTCTGCTGGAAGGTGAAACCGTCACCTTTGAAGGCAAGCATATTCACGTTCGTGACGCGAAGCTCTACTTCCCGCCGGTACAGCAGCCGCGACCGCCGCTCTATTTTGGCGGATCGTCGGACGTAGCCCAGGATCTGGCGGCAGAACAGGTCGATCTCTATCTGACCTGGGGCGAACCGCCTGAGCTGGTGAAAGAAAAAATTGCCCAGGTACGCGCTAAAGCGGCCGCCCATGGGCGCAAGGTGCGCTTCGGCATTCGCCTGCACGTGATCGTGCGTGAAACCAATGAAGAAGCCTGGCAGGCCGCTGACCGCCTGATCTCCCATCTGGACGATGAGACCATCGCCAGGGCGCAGGCCGCGTTTGCCAAAACCGACTCCGTCGGACAGCACCGAATGGCGTCCCTGCACAACGGCAAGCGCGAGCACCTGGAGATCAGCCCGAACCTGTGGGCGGGCGTCGGCCTGGTGCGCGGCGGTGCGGGCACGGCGCTGGTCGGCGACGGTCCGACCGTAGCCGCCCGGATTAATGAATACGCTGACCTGGGTATCGACAGCTTTATTCTCTCCGGTTACCCGCATCTGGAAGAGGCGTACAAGGTGGGCGAGCTGTTATTCCCGCATCTGGATGTTGCCATTCCGGAAATTCCGCAGCCGCAGCGGCTTCAGCTCCAGGGCGAAGCCGTAGCGAACGAGTTTATTCCACGCAAAGCCGCGCAGAGCTAA
- the ssuC gene encoding aliphatic sulfonate ABC transporter permease SsuC: MAATSQKWLLRAAPWFLPVGIVALWQLASSTGWLSSRILPSPEGVVEAFWSLSVSGELWQHLAISSWRAVIGFSIGGSIGLVLGLISGLSRWGERLLDTSIQMLRNVPHLALIPLVILWFGIEESAKIFLVALGTLFPIYINTWHGIRNIDRGLVEMARSYGLSGFSLFIHVILPGALPSIMVGVRFALGLMWLTLIVAETISANSGIGYLAMNAREFLQTDVVVVAIILYALLGKLADVSAQWLERSWLRWNPAYTLQEAKA, translated from the coding sequence ATGGCTGCCACCTCCCAAAAATGGCTGCTGCGCGCCGCGCCGTGGTTTTTACCCGTCGGCATTGTGGCTCTCTGGCAGCTCGCGTCGTCCACCGGCTGGCTGTCGAGCCGCATTCTGCCCTCTCCGGAGGGCGTCGTAGAAGCGTTCTGGTCGCTGAGCGTGAGCGGCGAGCTGTGGCAGCATCTGGCGATCAGCTCCTGGCGCGCCGTGATTGGGTTTTCCATCGGCGGCAGCATCGGTCTGGTTCTGGGCTTGATCAGCGGCCTTTCCCGCTGGGGCGAGCGGCTGCTGGATACCTCCATTCAGATGCTGCGCAACGTGCCGCATCTGGCGCTGATCCCGCTGGTTATCCTGTGGTTTGGGATTGAAGAGAGCGCCAAGATCTTCCTCGTGGCGCTGGGCACACTGTTCCCGATTTACATCAACACCTGGCACGGCATCCGCAATATCGATCGCGGTCTGGTGGAGATGGCGCGCAGCTATGGCTTATCGGGTTTTTCCCTCTTTATTCACGTGATTCTGCCGGGCGCCCTGCCCTCCATTATGGTCGGGGTGCGTTTTGCGCTCGGCCTGATGTGGCTGACGCTGATTGTGGCGGAGACCATCTCGGCCAACTCAGGCATTGGCTATCTGGCGATGAACGCCCGCGAATTCCTGCAAACGGACGTGGTGGTGGTTGCCATCATTCTGTATGCCCTGCTCGGCAAGCTCGCCGACGTCAGCGCCCAGTGGCTGGAGCGCAGCTGGCTGCGCTGGAACCCGGCCTATACCCTTCAGGAGGCGAAAGCATGA
- the ssuB gene encoding aliphatic sulfonates ABC transporter ATP-binding protein: protein MNTARLNQGTPLLLNGVTKRYGENTILNGLDLHIPAGQFVAVVGRSGGGKSTLLRLLAGLEAPNGGDILAGTTPLSNIQDDTRMMFQDARLLPWKTVIDNVGLGLKGSWRDEARQALAAVGLENRAGEWPAALSGGQKQRVALARALIHRPGLLLLDEPLGALDALTRIEMQDLIGSLWQAHGFTVLLVTHDVSEAVAMADRVLLIEDGKIGLDLTVDLPRPRRVGSARLAELEAEVLDRVMKRGGTELQRAKANA, encoded by the coding sequence ATGAATACTGCACGACTGAACCAGGGAACGCCGTTACTGCTGAACGGCGTGACCAAACGCTACGGCGAAAACACCATTCTTAACGGGCTGGATCTGCATATTCCCGCCGGACAATTTGTGGCCGTTGTCGGGCGCAGCGGCGGCGGCAAGAGTACCCTGCTACGTCTTCTGGCCGGACTGGAAGCCCCCAACGGCGGTGACATTCTGGCAGGAACGACGCCGCTTTCGAATATTCAGGACGATACCCGCATGATGTTTCAGGATGCACGCCTGCTGCCGTGGAAAACGGTTATCGACAATGTCGGGCTCGGTCTTAAGGGCAGCTGGCGGGATGAAGCCCGCCAGGCGCTGGCCGCCGTTGGGCTGGAAAATCGTGCGGGTGAATGGCCTGCCGCCCTCTCGGGCGGGCAGAAGCAGCGCGTGGCACTGGCGCGGGCGTTGATTCACCGTCCGGGCCTGCTGTTGCTTGATGAACCGCTCGGCGCGCTCGACGCCCTGACGCGGATCGAAATGCAGGATTTGATTGGATCCCTTTGGCAGGCGCACGGCTTTACGGTACTGCTGGTGACGCATGACGTGAGCGAGGCCGTCGCGATGGCTGACCGGGTGCTGTTAATAGAGGACGGGAAAATAGGTCTGGATCTGACGGTGGATCTTCCGCGCCCTCGCCGCGTGGGCTCGGCAAGGCTGGCGGAGCTGGAAGCTGAGGTATTGGATCGGGTGATGAAGCGCGGGGGGACGGAGTTACAGCGAGCCAAGGCTAATGCCTGA
- the pepN gene encoding aminopeptidase N, whose amino-acid sequence MTQQPQAKYRHDYRAPDYLISEIDLTFDLDATKTVVTAVSQVTRHSATAVPLRLDGEDLTLVSLHINDEAWSDYKEENNQLVIDNLPEQFTLRIVNEISPAANTALEGLYQSGVALCTQCEAEGFRHITWYLDRPDVLARFTTKIIADKTLYPFLLSNGNRVGEGELENGRHWVQWQDPFPKPCYLFALVAGDFDVLRDTFKTRSGREVELELFVDRGNLDRAPWAMTSLINSMKWDEERFGLEYDLDIYMIVAVDFFNMGAMENKGLNVFNSKYVLARTDTATDKDYLDIERVIGHEYFHNWTGNRVTCRDWFQLSLKEGLTVFRDQEFSSDLGSRAVNRINNVRTMRGLQFAEDASPMAHPIRPDKVIEMNNFYTLTVYEKGAEIIRMIHTLLGEENFQKGMQLYFERHDGSAATCDDFVQAMEDASNVDLSHFRRWYSQAGTPVVTVKDDYNPETEQYTLTISQRTPPTAEQEEKYPLHIPFSIELYDNEGKVIPLQKGGHPVHHVLNVTQAEQTFIFDNVYFQPVPALLCEFSAPVKLEYKWSDQQLTFLMRHARNDFSRWDAAQSLLATYIKLNVNRHQQGQPLSLPVHVADAFRAILLDEKIDPALAAEILTLPSATEIAELFDIIDPIAIVAVREALTRTLAAELADEFLAIYNANKLDAYRVEHADIGKRSLRNTCLRYLAFGETELANTLVSKQYHEADNMTDALAALGASVAAELPCRDALMQEYDDKWHQDGLVMDKWFILQATSPAADALSNVRSLLKHRSFTLSNPNRVRSLIGAFASSNPAAFHAEDGSGYQFMVEMLTELNSRNPQVASRLIEPLIRLKRYDAKRQAKMRAALEQLKGLENLSGDLYEKIAKALA is encoded by the coding sequence ATGACACAACAGCCACAAGCCAAATACCGCCACGACTACCGTGCGCCGGATTACCTGATTAGCGAAATCGATCTGACTTTTGACCTGGATGCCACTAAAACCGTTGTCACGGCGGTGAGCCAGGTGACGCGCCATAGCGCAACTGCGGTGCCGCTGCGTCTGGATGGTGAAGACCTGACGCTGGTCTCCCTGCATATTAATGATGAAGCCTGGTCAGACTATAAAGAAGAAAACAACCAGCTGGTCATCGACAACCTGCCGGAACAGTTTACGCTGCGCATCGTGAATGAAATCAGCCCGGCCGCCAACACCGCGCTGGAAGGGCTTTACCAGTCGGGCGTGGCGCTGTGTACCCAGTGTGAAGCGGAAGGGTTCCGCCACATAACCTGGTATCTCGACCGTCCGGACGTCCTGGCGCGCTTCACCACCAAAATCATCGCCGATAAAACCCTGTATCCCTTCCTGCTCTCTAACGGTAACCGCGTAGGCGAAGGCGAGCTGGAGAATGGCCGTCACTGGGTGCAGTGGCAGGATCCCTTCCCGAAACCGTGCTACCTGTTTGCGCTGGTGGCGGGGGACTTCGACGTGCTGCGCGACACCTTCAAAACGCGCTCAGGCCGCGAGGTGGAGCTGGAGCTGTTTGTTGACCGCGGCAACCTTGACCGCGCGCCGTGGGCGATGACCTCCCTCATCAACTCCATGAAGTGGGACGAAGAGCGCTTCGGCCTCGAATATGACCTCGACATCTATATGATCGTCGCCGTCGATTTCTTCAACATGGGCGCAATGGAGAACAAAGGCCTTAACGTCTTTAACTCCAAATACGTGCTGGCGCGTACCGATACCGCAACGGACAAAGACTACCTTGATATCGAACGCGTTATTGGCCACGAATATTTCCACAACTGGACCGGTAACCGCGTCACCTGCCGCGACTGGTTCCAGCTGAGCCTGAAAGAGGGCCTGACCGTCTTCCGCGATCAGGAATTCAGCTCCGATCTGGGTTCACGCGCGGTGAACCGCATCAACAACGTGCGTACCATGCGTGGCCTGCAGTTTGCGGAAGATGCCAGCCCAATGGCGCACCCGATCCGCCCGGATAAAGTCATCGAGATGAACAACTTCTACACCCTGACGGTGTACGAGAAGGGTGCTGAAATTATCCGCATGATCCACACCCTGCTGGGCGAGGAGAACTTCCAGAAAGGGATGCAGCTGTACTTCGAGCGTCATGACGGCAGCGCGGCCACCTGCGACGATTTTGTGCAGGCTATGGAAGATGCCTCTAATGTCGATCTCTCTCACTTCCGCCGCTGGTACAGCCAGGCCGGGACGCCGGTTGTCACCGTCAAAGACGATTACAATCCGGAAACCGAGCAGTACACCCTGACCATCAGCCAGCGCACGCCGCCGACGGCGGAGCAGGAAGAGAAATATCCGCTGCATATTCCGTTCAGCATTGAGCTGTACGATAACGAAGGCAAAGTCATCCCGCTCCAGAAGGGCGGCCACCCGGTGCACCACGTGCTGAACGTGACCCAGGCCGAGCAGACCTTTATCTTCGATAACGTCTACTTCCAGCCGGTGCCTGCGCTGCTGTGTGAATTCTCCGCGCCGGTGAAGCTGGAATACAAGTGGAGCGATCAGCAGCTGACGTTCCTGATGCGTCACGCGCGTAACGACTTCTCCCGCTGGGACGCGGCGCAAAGCCTGCTGGCGACCTACATTAAGCTCAACGTAAACCGTCATCAGCAGGGCCAGCCGCTGTCGCTGCCTGTCCATGTGGCTGACGCGTTCCGCGCGATCCTGCTGGATGAGAAGATTGACCCGGCCCTGGCCGCTGAAATTCTGACCCTGCCGTCAGCGACTGAAATCGCCGAGCTGTTTGACATCATCGACCCGATTGCCATCGTGGCGGTGCGTGAAGCGTTGACCCGTACGCTGGCTGCAGAGCTGGCCGATGAGTTCCTGGCTATATATAACGCCAATAAGCTTGATGCTTATCGCGTTGAGCACGCGGACATTGGCAAACGTTCTCTGCGCAATACCTGCCTGCGCTATCTGGCGTTTGGTGAAACCGAGCTGGCGAACACTCTGGTGAGCAAGCAGTACCACGAAGCGGATAACATGACCGACGCCCTGGCCGCGCTGGGTGCAAGCGTTGCCGCTGAACTGCCGTGCCGTGATGCGTTAATGCAGGAGTACGACGACAAGTGGCATCAGGATGGCCTGGTGATGGACAAATGGTTCATCCTGCAGGCGACCAGCCCGGCGGCCGATGCGCTCAGCAACGTGCGCAGCCTGCTGAAGCATCGCTCCTTTACCCTGAGCAACCCAAACCGCGTGCGTTCTCTGATTGGCGCGTTTGCCAGCAGCAACCCGGCCGCGTTCCACGCCGAAGACGGCAGCGGGTATCAGTTCATGGTGGAAATGCTGACCGAGCTGAACAGCCGTAACCCGCAGGTGGCGTCGCGCCTGATTGAGCCGCTGATCCGTTTGAAACGCTACGATGCGAAGCGTCAGGCGAAGATGCGTGCCGCGCTTGAGCAGCTGAAAGGGCTGGAGAACCTGTCTGGCGATCTGTACGAGAAGATTGCTAAAGCCTTAGCGTAA
- the pncB gene encoding nicotinate phosphoribosyltransferase → MTQFASPVLHTLLDTDAYKLHMQQAVFHHYYDVHVAAEFRCRGDDLLGIYADAIREQVDAMQHLTLQDEEYQWLSGLPFFKADYLNWLRDFRYKPEQVSVVNDNGKLDIRLEGPWREVIMWEVPLLAVISELAHRYRSPEKGVEQAVAALENKLAAFSTLTEGLDLSRFRLMDFGTRRRFSRDVQEAIVKRLQQEPWFVGTSNYDLARRLSLTPMGTQAHEWFQAHQQISPDLANSQRAALAAWLEEYPNQLGIALTDCITMDAFLRDFGPEFAERYQGLRHDSGDPVEWGEKAIAHYEKLGIDPMSKVLVFSDNLDLAKAVDLYRHFNTRVNLSFGIGTRLTCDIPQVKPLNIVIKLVECNGKPVAKLSDSPGKTICHDKAFVRALRKAFDLPLIKKAS, encoded by the coding sequence ATGACTCAATTCGCTTCTCCAGTTCTGCATACGTTGCTGGATACCGACGCGTATAAACTGCATATGCAGCAAGCCGTTTTCCACCATTACTATGACGTTCACGTCGCGGCGGAATTCCGCTGTCGTGGCGACGACTTGCTCGGTATCTACGCAGACGCCATTCGTGAACAGGTCGATGCTATGCAGCATCTGACGCTGCAGGACGAGGAATATCAGTGGCTTTCTGGCCTGCCCTTCTTCAAAGCCGACTACCTGAACTGGCTGCGCGATTTCCGCTATAAGCCGGAGCAGGTCAGCGTGGTTAACGATAATGGCAAGCTGGATATTCGCCTTGAAGGTCCGTGGCGGGAAGTGATCATGTGGGAAGTGCCGCTTCTGGCGGTGATCAGTGAACTGGCTCACCGCTACCGTTCGCCGGAAAAAGGCGTCGAGCAGGCGGTCGCCGCGCTGGAAAATAAACTCGCAGCCTTCTCCACGCTGACCGAAGGGCTGGACTTGTCCCGCTTCCGCCTGATGGACTTTGGCACGCGTCGCCGTTTCTCGCGTGACGTTCAGGAGGCCATCGTTAAACGTCTGCAGCAGGAGCCGTGGTTCGTGGGCACCAGCAACTACGATCTGGCACGCCGCCTCAGCCTGACGCCAATGGGCACCCAGGCACACGAGTGGTTCCAGGCGCATCAGCAGATCAGCCCCGATCTGGCTAACAGCCAGCGCGCGGCGCTGGCCGCATGGCTTGAAGAGTACCCGAATCAGCTCGGAATTGCCCTCACCGACTGTATTACGATGGATGCTTTCCTGCGCGACTTTGGTCCCGAGTTCGCTGAACGTTACCAGGGATTACGGCACGACTCCGGGGATCCGGTTGAATGGGGCGAGAAAGCCATTGCCCATTACGAAAAACTCGGCATTGACCCGATGAGCAAGGTGCTGGTCTTCTCGGATAATCTCGACCTGGCGAAAGCGGTCGACCTCTATCGTCATTTCAACACCCGTGTGAACCTGAGCTTCGGGATTGGTACCCGTCTGACCTGCGATATTCCTCAGGTAAAACCTCTGAATATCGTCATCAAACTGGTGGAATGTAACGGCAAGCCGGTGGCGAAACTCTCCGACAGCCCGGGTAAAACCATCTGCCATGACAAAGCGTTTGTCCGCGCGTTGCGCAAAGCGTTCGACCTCCCCTTGATCAAAAAAGCCAGTTAA
- the asnS gene encoding asparagine--tRNA ligase, with protein sequence MSVVPVADVLQGRVAVDQEVTVRGWVRTRRDSKAGISFLAVYDGSCFDPVQAVINNSLPNYNDDVLRLTTGCSVIVTGVVVASPGQGQSFEIQATAIEVTGWVEDPDTYPMAAKRHSIEYLREVAHLRPRTNLIGAVARVRHTLAQALHRFFDEQGYFWVSTPLITASDTEGAGEMFRVSTLDMENLPRTPEGKVDYDKDFFGKEAFLTVSGQLNGETYACALSKIYTFGPTFRAENSNTSRHLAEFWMLEPEVAFANLDDVAGLAEAMLKYVFKAVLEERPDDMKFFAERVDSDAVARLERFVSADFAQVDYTDAVAILEKCGETFENPVYWGVDLASEHERYLAEKHFKAPVVVKNYPKDIKAFYMRLNEDGKTVAAMDVLAPGIGEIIGGSQREERLDVLDARMEEMGLNPADYSWYRDLRRYGTVPHAGFGLGFERLIAYVTGVQNVRDVIPFPRTPRNASF encoded by the coding sequence ATGAGCGTTGTGCCTGTAGCCGACGTACTCCAGGGCCGTGTCGCCGTTGACCAGGAAGTCACCGTGCGCGGATGGGTGCGTACCCGCCGAGATTCTAAAGCTGGCATCTCCTTCCTCGCCGTCTATGACGGTTCCTGCTTTGATCCTGTACAGGCCGTCATTAATAATTCTCTGCCCAATTACAATGATGACGTTCTGCGACTGACAACGGGTTGCTCCGTCATTGTTACCGGCGTGGTTGTGGCTTCACCGGGTCAGGGCCAGAGCTTCGAAATTCAGGCCACTGCGATTGAAGTCACCGGCTGGGTTGAAGATCCGGATACCTATCCGATGGCGGCAAAACGCCACAGCATCGAATATCTGCGTGAAGTCGCCCACCTGCGTCCGCGTACCAACCTGATTGGTGCGGTGGCGCGCGTGCGTCATACGCTGGCGCAGGCGCTGCATCGTTTCTTCGATGAGCAGGGTTACTTCTGGGTGTCTACCCCGCTGATCACCGCGTCCGATACGGAAGGTGCCGGTGAGATGTTCCGCGTTTCGACGCTGGACATGGAAAACCTGCCGCGCACGCCTGAAGGTAAAGTGGACTATGACAAAGACTTCTTTGGTAAAGAAGCCTTCCTGACGGTATCTGGTCAGCTCAACGGCGAAACGTACGCCTGTGCGCTGTCAAAGATCTACACCTTTGGCCCAACCTTCCGCGCCGAAAACTCCAACACCAGTCGTCACCTGGCGGAATTCTGGATGCTGGAGCCTGAAGTGGCGTTCGCCAACCTCGACGATGTCGCTGGCCTGGCAGAAGCCATGCTGAAGTATGTGTTCAAAGCGGTGCTGGAAGAGCGTCCTGACGACATGAAATTCTTCGCAGAACGCGTAGACAGCGATGCTGTAGCGCGTCTGGAGCGTTTCGTCTCTGCCGACTTTGCGCAGGTGGACTATACGGACGCGGTGGCGATCCTCGAGAAATGCGGTGAGACGTTCGAGAACCCGGTTTACTGGGGCGTTGACCTGGCGTCTGAGCACGAACGCTATCTGGCCGAGAAGCATTTCAAAGCGCCGGTTGTCGTTAAAAACTACCCGAAAGACATTAAGGCCTTCTATATGCGCCTTAACGAAGACGGTAAAACCGTGGCAGCGATGGACGTACTGGCGCCTGGCATTGGTGAAATCATCGGTGGCTCTCAGCGTGAAGAACGTCTTGACGTGCTGGACGCGCGTATGGAAGAGATGGGCCTCAACCCCGCTGACTACAGCTGGTACCGCGATCTGCGCCGTTACGGTACCGTACCGCACGCCGGTTTTGGTCTGGGCTTCGAGCGTCTGATTGCCTACGTTACCGGTGTTCAGAACGTACGCGACGTGATCCCGTTCCCACGTACTCCACGTAACGCCAGCTTCTAA